One window of Quercus robur chromosome 12, dhQueRobu3.1, whole genome shotgun sequence genomic DNA carries:
- the LOC126708322 gene encoding uncharacterized protein LOC126708322: MQLSLRAKGFNKLSPKYFGPFQILQMVGQVAYKLALPASCLLHPVFHVSCLKPKLGAHITPFPTIPPVDLDGFLNPEPTAILQQRFKKLRSRTITEVLVQWQGQSLENATWESLYKL; this comes from the coding sequence ATGCAATTGTCCCTTAGAGCTAAAGGGTTTAACAAGCTATCTCCCAAGTATTTTGGTCCTTTCCAGATTCTGCAGATGGTAGGACAGGTGGCCTACAAGTTAGCTTTGCCTGCTAGTTGTCTGCTTCACCCAGTTTTTCATGTCTCTTGCTTGAAGCCTAAGTTGGGTGCTCACATTACTCCTTTCCCTACCATTCCTCCAGTTGACTTAGATGGTTTTCTCAACCCTGAACCTACTGCAATTTTACAGCAGAGGTTTAAGAAACTCAGAAGTAGAACCATTACTGAGGTTTTGGTCCAATGGCAAGGGCAATCACTAGAAAATGCAACTTGGGAATCTCTTTACAAGCTTTAA